The following are encoded in a window of Haliaeetus albicilla chromosome 1, bHalAlb1.1, whole genome shotgun sequence genomic DNA:
- the SEPSECS gene encoding O-phosphoseryl-tRNA(Sec) selenium transferase → MNAENFGSSERLVTAAYVRQGAQGRRAHELRLRALLEQGKCPEDGWDESTIELFLHELAIMDSNNFLGNCGVGEREGRVASGLVARRHYRLIHGIGRSGDISAVQPKAAGSSLLNKLTNSVVLDIIKLAGVRTVTNCFVVPMATGMSLTLCFLTLRHKRPKAKYIIWPRIDQKSCFKSMITAGFEPVVIENVLEGDELRTDIEAVEAKIKALGAENILCVHSTTSCFAPRVPDRLEELAVICANYDIPHIVNNAYGVQSSKCMHLIQQGARVGRIDAFVQSLDKNFMVPVGGAIIAGFNESFIQEISKMYPGRASASPSLDVLITLLSLGASGYKQLLKERKEMFSYLSSELKKLADNHNERLLDTPHNPISLAMSLKNLDENNDAAVTQLGSMLFTRQVSGARVVPCGSVQTVNNYTFKGFMSHANDYPCAYLNAASAIGIKKQDVDVFLKRLDKCLKTSRKEAKKEKSVNEISNSNTGTEQLED, encoded by the exons ATGAACGCGGAGAACTTCGGCTCCAGCGAGCGGCTGGTGACGGCGGCCTACGTGCGCCAGGGGGCGCAGGGCCGCCGCGCGCACGAGCTGCGCCTGCGggccctgctggagcag gGAAAATGTCCTGAAGATGGATGGGATGAAAGCACCATTGAGCTCTTTCTTCATGAACTTGCTATAATGGATAGCAATAACTTTCTGGGCAACTGTGGTGTGggtgagagagaaggaagagtggCATCGGGACTTGTTGCCCGAAGGCATTACAG GTTGATCCATGGAATTGGAAGGTCAGGTGATATTTCTGCAGTCCAGCCTAAAGCTGCAGGGTCTAGCCTTTTGAACAAACTTACTAATTCAGTAGTTCTGGATATTATAAAGCTGGCTG GTGTCCGGACAGTGACCAATTGCTTTGTGGTTCCTATGGCAACTGGCATGAGTCTAACTCTGTGTTTTTTAACATTGCGGCACAAGAGACCAAAGGCAAAATACATTATCTGGCCACGTATAGACCAGAAATCTTGCTTTAAGTCAATGATAACTGCAG GTTTTGAGCCAGTGGTGATAGAAAATGTGTTAGAAGGCGATGAGCTACGGACAGACATTGAAGCAGTGGAGGCTAAAATCAAGGCTCTTGgagctgaaaatattctttgtgtGCATTCTACAACGTCTTGCTTTGCTCCAAGGGTACCTGATAG GCTGGAGGAACTGGCTGTGATTTGTGCTAATTATGACATTCCCCATATTGTCAACAATGCATATGGAGTTCAATCTTCAAAATGTATGCATCTTATCCAGCAG GGTGCTCGGGTAGGCAGGATAGATGCTTTTGTGCAGAGCTTGGACAAAAATTTTATGGTTCCAGTAGGTGGAGCTATCATTGCTGGCTTCAACGAGTCCTTCATTCAGGAGATCAGCAAAATGTACCCAG gaagagcATCTGCGTCTCCTTCCTTAGATGTCCTCATTACACTTCTGTCTCTCGGTGCCAGTGGCTACAAACAgttactgaaagaaagaaag gagatGTTTTCCTATCTTTCAAGTGAGCTGAAGAAGCTGGCAGATAACCACAATGAGAGACTGTTAGACACACCACATAATCCCATTTCCTTAG CCATGTCACTGAAGAATCTAGATGAAAATAATGATGCTGCTGTTACACAGCTTGGATCTATGCTTTTCACAAGACAAGTTTCTGGAGCGAG ggTTGTTCCCTGTGGGTCTGTACAAACAGTGAATAACTACACTTTTAAAGGCTTTATGTCACATGCAAATGACTATCCCTGTGCTTACCTCAATGCTGCCTCAGCAATTGGAATTAAAAAGCAAGATGTAGATGTATTCCTGAAAAGACTCGACAAGTGTTTGAAGACTTctagaaaagaagcaaagaaagaaaaaagtgtaaatGAAATAAGTAATTCTAATACAGGCACAGAACAACTTGAGGACTAG